A single region of the Streptomyces sp. ITFR-16 genome encodes:
- a CDS encoding amidohydrolase produces MSRESDADLPGGRVLPGTLPEELRAELIAFRRDLHMHPELGNQEFRTTAAIKARLELAGLAPRVLDSGTGLMCDIGTPGEGTRPMLALRADIDALPIPDSKAGVPYRSTVPDRAHACGHDIHTTVVLGAGLVLAELDRRGLLPNPVRLIFQPAEEVLPGGAPDAIESGVLEGVGRIVGVHCDPKVDVGRIGLRAGAITSACDRLEVTMDGPGGHTARPHLTTDLVTAAAKVVTEVPALLARRVDARAGLAVTWGRLETGHACNVIPQHAELSGTVRCLDLTAWRDAPDLVHAAIDEVAGMHRAKTVIDYIRGVPPVVNDAESIDLLAGAMAARRGSYAIEDTEQSLGGEDFSWYLEHVPGAMARLGVRTPGDTRGLDLHRGNFDADEEAITVGVELFTACALLDGNRP; encoded by the coding sequence ATGTCCCGTGAGTCCGATGCCGACCTGCCCGGAGGCCGGGTGCTGCCCGGTACGTTGCCCGAAGAGCTGCGTGCCGAGCTGATCGCCTTCCGGCGCGATCTCCACATGCACCCCGAGCTGGGCAACCAGGAGTTCCGCACCACCGCGGCGATCAAGGCCCGGCTTGAGCTCGCCGGGCTCGCGCCGAGGGTGCTGGACTCCGGGACCGGGCTCATGTGCGACATCGGGACGCCGGGCGAGGGGACGCGGCCCATGCTGGCGCTGCGGGCCGACATCGACGCGCTGCCGATCCCGGACAGCAAGGCGGGCGTCCCGTACCGCTCCACCGTGCCCGACCGGGCGCACGCCTGCGGGCACGACATCCACACCACCGTCGTCCTCGGCGCCGGCCTCGTCCTCGCCGAGCTCGACCGGCGGGGGCTGCTGCCCAACCCGGTGCGGCTGATCTTCCAGCCCGCCGAGGAGGTGCTGCCCGGCGGCGCGCCCGACGCGATCGAGTCCGGAGTGCTGGAGGGCGTCGGGCGCATCGTCGGGGTGCACTGCGACCCGAAGGTCGACGTGGGGCGCATCGGACTGCGGGCCGGGGCGATCACCTCCGCCTGCGACCGGCTGGAGGTCACCATGGACGGGCCCGGCGGCCACACCGCCCGCCCGCACCTGACCACCGACCTGGTCACCGCCGCCGCCAAGGTGGTCACCGAGGTCCCCGCGCTGCTGGCCCGCCGGGTCGACGCGCGGGCGGGGCTCGCGGTGACCTGGGGGCGGCTGGAGACCGGCCACGCCTGCAACGTCATCCCGCAACACGCCGAGCTGTCCGGCACGGTTCGCTGCCTGGATCTGACCGCCTGGCGCGACGCGCCCGACCTGGTGCACGCGGCGATCGACGAGGTGGCCGGAATGCACCGGGCCAAGACCGTGATCGACTACATCCGGGGTGTCCCGCCCGTGGTGAACGACGCGGAGTCGATCGATCTGCTCGCCGGCGCGATGGCCGCGCGCCGCGGATCGTATGCGATCGAGGACACCGAACAGAGCCTGGGGGGCGAGGATTTCTCCTGGTATCTGGAGCATGTGCCGGGCGCGATGGCCCGCCTCGGCGTGCGTACCCCCGGCGACACGCGCGGGCTGGACCTGCACCGCGGCAACTTCGACGCGGACGAGGAGGCGATCACCGTTGGGGTCGAGCTGTTCACCGCCTGCGCGTTGCTCGACGGCAATCGTCCGTAA